The stretch of DNA GGAACGCTCTGAAAAGCCTGACGCATGAGAAAAATGCCAAAGGCAGAAGCGATATAGGGGAAAATCAGCCCCAGATAGGAGTTCCGCAAGCCCAGCTGCACCGTGAGGATGTACAGCGGAATCATGACAATCTGAAATGGGATCAAGATGGTGGAAACTACCAGGGAGAAGATTACTTCACGGCCCCGAAAGACGAGCCTTGCCAGAGGGTAGGCCGCAAGAGAGCATACCAGCAGGTTGAGCCCCACCGTGAGCACGGCGACAATCGTGCTGTTGATGAAATAGCGGCCGAAGGGGTTGGTCTGCCAGACCGTAATGAAATTTCGGAAGGTGGGCCGAGCCGGAATGAGCTGGGGCGGAAAGGCAAAGATGTTTTCATCGCCAGACTTGAGGGCGGTGCTGAGCAGCCAGAGCAGGGGGATGAGCATGACCAGTGCGATCGCACTTAGCACCGCATACAGCCCCACCCTGGCCCAAAGCGGTTGCCGCCAAAACTTTTCTAGTGGCTGAAAGCGCGGCTTAGAAGGGGAGCTAGCAGACATCTTGGTAGCCACCCTTAGCCAAAGTTGCGCTCTTGCAGCAGCCAAAACCCAGCAAATGAATCAGCTTCTGGGTTAGCCTGCACGCCAATGAAGTGCACTTGATTGGCTGCCTGCTTTGCCACCTCAAAGTCCTTGGCTTCGCTCTGGGTGTCGGCAGTAGTTAGGTTTGCCAAAATCCAGCTCTCAGCCGGCCCTGTTTCTAAAATTACGCGTGGGGTTTTGCCTTGCTCTAGCCGCAGATAGCCCAGCTCCAAGCCAGACATCCAGCCAGCTAGGGGCATTGCCCGAGGAGAGAAAATTAGAATGCCAGGAATTGGAGTATCGGGGCTAATGCCTGCTAACTCCAGGGGAAAGGCTTCGCCAAAATCAATTTCCCAGTCGGGCATTTCCTGCAGGGCAGCCGCCTCTAGAGTGACAAAAGCCCACTTCTGGCCCATTAGCGCATCTGGCAATGGCTGGGGGCTGGGTGGGGGAGCTGCTACGGTGGGCGCTGGAGCATTTGTGTAGCCAGGCTGATGCGGGTAAAAATTTTGCTTGCGATCGTCTAGCCACTGCTGCAGGGTCAGGGTGCGACGACTGGCCTTGGCAGACAGCCCCGCATCTTCACAGGCCCGGCTGATCATGTTTTGCATTTGATAGCGGAAGAAGCGAATGCGGCTGGGCCGGGCTGGAGCCTGAGCCAAGGCCTCCTCAATGGCTTCTTTGAGCTTGATCGAGTTGACCTCGCTGTTGGACAAAAACTTGCTGAAGCGAAAAGGTTCTCTCGCTTCAGCGTTTACCGTCTGCAGCCCTTCGCAAATGAGCACCTCCCAGACCTTCTTCTGGTTCTCATCTAAAATTGGGCGTGAATAAAAGTCCAGTTCCCAAACGCTACCCATGCCAAATGGCTATCCTACGTGATGTGCTGGTGCAAAACCAGTATCGCTGAATTTTGGCCCGTATCAGTTTTCGCTCTCGGCCAGAATGCGGCTAATGTCTTGAGTCCGGCTCTCGGCCTCGGCCATTACAGTTTCAAGATCCTTTAGCATTTCACCAGGGTACTTCTCCAGCACCTTGGTTGACAGCGAGATGCGATTACGGGCCGCATCGAGATCGACCACAACAGCTTTAATCGCTTGACCTAGCTGAAAGATGGTCGATAGCGAATCGACGTAACTTTTGCTGATCTGGTTGATGTGGAGCAGGCCAGTAATGCCGTTGAATTCAATAAATGCGCCAAATGGCTTGAGGTTGACGACGGTACCGCTGATGAGCTGACCCAGCTCTAGCTGAGTCAT from Pseudanabaena sp. FACHB-2040 encodes:
- a CDS encoding carbohydrate ABC transporter permease; the protein is MLIPLLWLLSTALKSGDENIFAFPPQLIPARPTFRNFITVWQTNPFGRYFINSTIVAVLTVGLNLLVCSLAAYPLARLVFRGREVIFSLVVSTILIPFQIVMIPLYILTVQLGLRNSYLGLIFPYIASAFGIFLMRQAFQSVPKELEEAARMDGCSELGIWWNVMLPATRPALVTLAIFTFIGSWSDFLWPLIVLDRPEYYTLPLGVAQLAGSFSLDWRLIAAGSVISIVPVILLFVFLQRYIVPTETGSGLKG
- a CDS encoding Tab2/Atab2 family RNA-binding protein yields the protein MGSVWELDFYSRPILDENQKKVWEVLICEGLQTVNAEAREPFRFSKFLSNSEVNSIKLKEAIEEALAQAPARPSRIRFFRYQMQNMISRACEDAGLSAKASRRTLTLQQWLDDRKQNFYPHQPGYTNAPAPTVAAPPPSPQPLPDALMGQKWAFVTLEAAALQEMPDWEIDFGEAFPLELAGISPDTPIPGILIFSPRAMPLAGWMSGLELGYLRLEQGKTPRVILETGPAESWILANLTTADTQSEAKDFEVAKQAANQVHFIGVQANPEADSFAGFWLLQERNFG